One Acidimicrobiales bacterium genomic window, TGCCCCGACGGCTGGTGCATCAGGATCCGGCTGTGGGGAAGGGCGAAGCGCTTGCCCGGCTCCCCCGCGCACAGCAGGAACTGTCCCATCGAGGCCGCCAGGCCGACGCAGATGGTGCTGACGTCGCAGCTCACGTACTGCATCGTGTCGTAGATGGCCAGGCCGTCGGTCACCGACCCGCCCGGCGAGTTGATGTACAGCGCGATCTCCCTCTCGGAGTTCTCGGCCGCCAGGAGCAGGAGCTGGGCGCAGACCTGGTTGGCCACCGTCTCGTCGATGGCGCTGCCCAGGAAGATGATCCGCTCCTTGAGCAGCCGCTGGAACACGTCGGCCGAGGCCAGGTCGGGCAGGTTGCCCGATCGCATCGACGGAGGCGGGCCCGCGGTCAGCGCCGGCCCGGGGGGCGATGGATGTGATGCCATGAGCACGAGGCTACCCGGGAAGTCGGCCCCGGTCGGGCACGGTGCGGCGCGACCCGATTCGGCCCAATTAGGCTCGGACCTGCCTGACGTGGCCGTCGCCGCGGCGCGGCGGGCACGTGCGGGCGTGGCGGAACTGGTAGACGCGCGGGGTTTAGGTCCCCGTCCCTTCGGGGGTGGAGGTTCGAGTCCTCTCGCCCGCACTGGTTTTGGACCGCTCGCCCGCGTTCGTTCGGAATCCACAACGTTCGATCTGGTCAGCCACCCTTTTCGTCGCCCGGCCGGGTGCAGGAGAGAGATCCTCGGTCGAGCCGGACGATCATCCGCACGACCAGCTGGCCGCTCCCTGGCCCCTGAGCCCGACGCCGGTCCTCCCGATCGGTCCGCCAGGTGAAGGCGGCCCGCACGTAGATTGACGCCGAGGTCGTCCAGGCCGAGTCCTCGGGCGACCGGGGCAGGAT contains:
- a CDS encoding ATP-dependent Clp protease proteolytic subunit, producing MRSGNLPDLASADVFQRLLKERIIFLGSAIDETVANQVCAQLLLLAAENSEREIALYINSPGGSVTDGLAIYDTMQYVSCDVSTICVGLAASMGQFLLCAGEPGKRFALPHSRILMHQPSGQMQGQAADIAIQAEQIVYLKRMMAERIAFHTGQPLERIEADSDRDRWFTAEEGKDYGFIDRVIEHSSPHPATQH